A DNA window from Archocentrus centrarchus isolate MPI-CPG fArcCen1 chromosome 15, fArcCen1, whole genome shotgun sequence contains the following coding sequences:
- the stpg4 gene encoding LOW QUALITY PROTEIN: protein STPG4 (The sequence of the model RefSeq protein was modified relative to this genomic sequence to represent the inferred CDS: substituted 1 base at 1 genomic stop codon) has product MSRSGHRTDKGDDTVELCGRGSWWLETLKNTPILGTYHIRDFIEEAELNPVRKTYGFKGVGRKTETMGVHKGDMLLPGAYEYTDSTQKVLMYQASCLRPDIFTLGIRDKHINSSPCDYSVTAKPVEKIPCKHVMFRSTVQRISFLPKEGPAPCHYNPQTKADKGITXCFKSTLPRLHTVHSPALTTGTARHPLFRCQSSSPS; this is encoded by the exons ATGTCCAGGAGTGGTCACAGGACAGATAAG GGGGATGACACGGTGGAGCTGTGTGGCCGGGGGAGCTGGTGGCTGGAAACGCTGAAA AACACACCCATCCTGGGAACCTACCACATCCGAGACTTCATCGAGGAGGCTGAACTGAACCCTGTGAGAAAGACATATGGCTTCAAAGGTGTAGGCAGAAAAACCGAGACCATGGGCGTGCATAAGGGGGATATGTTGCTACCAGGAGCATATGAATACACTGACTCCACCCAGAAAGTCCTGATGTACCAGGCATCCTGCCTGCGACCTGACATTTTCACCCTTGGAATTAGAGACAAG CACATAAACTCTTCGCCGTGTGACTACAGTGTGACAGCGAAACCAGTGGAGAAGATTCCCTGCAA GCATGTGATGTTTCGGTCGACTGTGCAGCGGATCAGCTTTCTGCCT AAAGAGGGTCCTGCTCCATGTCACTACAACCCACAGACCAAAGCAGATAAAGGCATCACTTAATGCTTCAAGTCCACGTTGCCGCGGCTCCACACTGTGCACTCA CCTGCCTTGACCACAGGCACGGCCAGGCACCCACTCTTCCGTTGTCAATCAAGCTCACCCTCGTAG